From the Caloenas nicobarica isolate bCalNic1 chromosome 2, bCalNic1.hap1, whole genome shotgun sequence genome, the window TCCCAAATTGATCTACAATTCAACTGCAATCTTCCTAGCAgtttacagaacaaaatattaccTATTCAGAGACCAAAACTAAATTAAGAGCAGGATTCAGACATTTAGACAAGGAATAATTTCTGACAAGCTTAGTCTTACAAAGTGTCCTAAAGGGGTAAAAATGCTGATTACTAGAAGGCAATGTATATGCTGCCTGTAACTTAGACATGAGTTCTAGAATGGAGTCATGACTGTTCCTGATACTAATTTACATTCCCCAGTAACACACACTGAACATTTATGCCTCAAACAAGAGGTTTGCTGTCCTTGCTTGTCACCATTCACCCCTGTTAACAAAACAGATAAAGGCAAATTTTTGGTGGTACAAGAGTATTTGCTCTGTTATTTAAAGAGATATTATATCTGCAGTAAAACTGACTTTATTGGAAGACTCTGCTCTTTGAGCACCCAGATCTAAAAGCAGAGAAGTCATTAATACCTTCAAAGCTATTAATACTGAAGAGAGTGTAGCTAAATCCTGTCTGTAAGGTGTGGGTCACTTACCCTAATTTGTGAAGCAACTCGAGATCTTCCAAAGCAAAGGTGTTGTATTCAAAGAATTGTTTACCCCTACTGACAACCTACAGTGAGAAAGGATGTGGagataaaagagaaagatgCAAGAGAAACGTTACCCAGCTGAGACACGGTTTTCAGTTGGTCTATATATGCGTTCACTGCAACGTCTAATTACCCAGCGATGAAGATTATAGACGGCTACCTAGGGACCAGCACCCGGGGGTCTCTCAGTCACCTGGGATGCCGGAGACGAGCAAAGCAACAGCTTCACCCCCTCATCTGGCAAATCGCTGGGCACGGAAATCAGAGCCCAGAGCCCCTTTCCACCGAGTGCAGCCGAAGCGGCCGGCGGTGCTCCCTGAGGGAGAGGAACACCCGCCCCGGCCGGCTGGAGAGAACGGGGATCCTGCCGCCTCAGCAGCTCGCCGCCCGGCTCCGGGGCCCGTTGCCCTTAGTGAGGAGCCGCTTCGCTTCTCTCCACCCACACCGGCTCCTCGCGTGCGGCGGCCGCTGCTTTCCCTCGCTTGGGTTTGAACTACCCGCCCTTACCAACCGATGCCGCAAAGGctcccccgccccctccgccccgcGGCCCTCGGGAGAGCGCGCCGCCCTGGGGCGAGGGCAGGGCGTTGGCGGGACGGGAGCCCGAGAACGGCTCCGCCGAACGGGAGAGCCCGCTCCTCAGGAATACGGGAAGATACTGACGAGGCTCGCCTTTCTCCTCACACTTTATACTCCGGCCCTGCGCGGGGGGAGCCCCCACCGCACCCAGCCCACCATGAAAAGCTCCCCTGCGCCGTCCCTCCCCCTGCTCTGCCTCTTCTCAGGCGCCGGGTGAGGGTGCGGCTTTCCCGCCTCTCCGAGAGCCCCCTCAGCTCCCTGCTGGGGGGCGCTGGGCGACCACGGCCAGCCGAGGGCGTTCGTAGGTGAGAAACCTTATCTACATCACAACCTTTGAGCTTGAGTTACGAGGGTGCTAATTAATTCGAGTTAATTAGTACATTCGTACCTGACGGCCCGGGAACAAAACAATCGCGGAGCGTTTGTCAGGTCGCATCTCCTTCAAATGCCAGTCGGGTGGGAGATGCCCGGTGATGTTTTGCCGTGGTTTTAGTTAatctgtatatttaaaaaaaaaaacaaaccttgaaTGCTTGGATGCCTGTTTCTCCGGAGCTCGGGACGGCTAACGAAGGGCCACACACCTCACGGACCTGCTGGCTCCGAGCCGCGGGGGAACCGGCGGGGGAACCGGCGGGGGAACCGGCgggccccgcagcagccgccccgGCGGGGAAGCCGGCGCTTGCCACACAGGGACAGAGGAAAGGCCAAATAAAGCAGCGTCGTGTTCTGTTTCTGATGGCTCTTACTCTCCTTCGCCTCGTGATATAACATTTAGGCTGGATTATCTctaacttttctgtttctttcctcgTTTACATTTCCACTTTTCTCCCTCCACCAGAACGTCAGATGTAAAATCGTCGTGTGTGACTCAACAAGCAACATTTGCATTTAAAGAAGTAAAACGGAGGCTTTTAAAAGAAACGTCGAAATCAAGTAGCATAATTCCTGTGTGTGAGGTTTGGTAAGTTTGCAGCCCTCCCCTTTGGCACCCTCCACTCCTCCAGCCTTCAACAACCTGGCAGGCTGAGGAAAACCGGGTTTGAAAGTCACCTGTCCAGAGGCGGGAGAAAGTGTGACAGTTTTAGACAAAGAATACTGGTTTATGTGACTACAAGATAAGAGTTAcagataaaaagagaaagactaGAGGGAtctccctccctttttagaaAGAGAAATCGTTAGAAACTTTCGGAAATGTTCTCCAAAAGCACTTTCTGTAGTACCATCTATTTCACATGaatcagaataaattatttttcaaatagttgtctttatttagttagttattatatatatatttataaaataaatccGCTTTGCAGTGGAATGGACAACTTATTAGCTCGTTAAAGTGGAACACATCAGCTGCAAGTTTTGTCTCTCACCCGGGTGGACTTATGTGACTTGGATGAAAAATATCCAAGAAATGTAACAAGTTGTAGTTGTCACATGTTGTGCAATTCACAGCagcatcaaaacaaaacccGTGATGTAacaaaaaagtcacaaaaaagcaatgaacacaaaaacccgacacaaacccaaaccaaacaaaaaccccacccaaacaaacaaaaccaaacaaaccaaccccaaccaaaaccTGAGAATATTGTTTCTAAACAAAATTGTGTGACAGTTCTGCAACATATTCACGTTGCACTCGGCTACGACCGCATTTCCTTCCCCCCTAAAAAATAGCCCCGCACCCCTCCACCTCGCCCTCAAGTCCTTCCTCACGCTTTCCTACCAATTCCCCGAGAGCTGTTTCACTTCGCTGGACAGTGGGGATCCCCCACATAGTCCCAACCGTTTCTGCCACCCTAAGCCCGGGGAGTATCTTTCGGGCTGGTGTTCCTCAGCCCGTCAGAACGGGGCTGCACTGCTCCAGCGCTCCCCTCGAAGGAGGCGGGCTTTATCAAAACCGGCTCCAGTAACCGAAGCTTTAAGACCTGGTAAAACGTCCTATTTTTCCAATGAAACAGTTAAAGGATGTCAGTAGTCAAGCAATTATATGATTTCTTTCTTAATAGTGGAGAccttattttcacagaattaaCTGACTTTTTCATGGCTGTTGTATTAGCAAGTCCTTTTAAAATTGTCGGTTTGgcaaacagaatcacagaatggttggggttggaagggacctctggagatcatctagtccaacccatctgctcaagcaggttcaccagagcagattgcacaggaatgtgtccaggcgaGTCTTGAATATTTCCAGAGAATATAACAGAATATACGAAACGAGTCTGGAGAAATATtgtcagttgtgttttattCGTTTATTTGTGAGACGGTAATTACTTAGTGTGCATTTACCAGGGTTCGGGCTTCCCTCTCCGCTCTGCTCCAAACTCTAGGTACACCCCACACCTACAAAGACTGTAGGGGAGGAGAGGACGCCGGTAGTAACGGCACCGGGACATCAAGAGTGGAGATGCTTTTCACATATCGTTTTTCTTGCTTGTGCTTTATTTTGGCACTCACAAAGTTATATTTAGCTTTATTCATCCTCGGCAGTATGGACAAGCAGCTGAGCTGTCTAAAATCATTACGGTATTTTCATTACGTttaactgaaatgcaaaattagGAAAACAGCAACTATTTATTATTCAAGTTTACTTTAGGTAAGCTATAGGTCATGTATGAAGGTGATTTGCTACTATAAGAACAATATCAATAAATTACAACTGATAGTGCCTCACACATACAAACGCATTCGGGTGCTTAGGAAACAATTTTTATTCAGtattcagaagcagaaaagactttTCCTTAAACTGGGGGACCTCTCGAGTGATGAAGTCATTTAAATTGGCATATTCACAAAACACGgtatttgttaaatatttttccaggaataaaacaaaaacagctAATCCTACAAACTGTCTATCGAAGATGCCAAATTCACACCGCCATGACTGAGAGAGCAACCGGTGCCGTTTCCAATCTCGTCCGCGCTATTTCAGTTCAGTATATACGGGAATTGCCGGCGTTTGAACTTTTCATAATACGATTTTACAGTTAAAATATGCAGCATGGCAGCTTGTACGTTTGGCTTAATATGGGCACACACGACACCACCCACAAGCTTAAAATACCAAGCTGTGTTTTTTATCGACGGATCCCAGgtaaaatacttctgaaaagagaaaggacTTCGAGGTAAAACGGCTCTGCGGTTTGAAACCCCGCAGCCATTTGATCACATCTGACATAGGGATTAATTTTTCCCGAGAACGTACAGTGGGGTCCGGTACCGACAAATGAAAACATCGAGTGCGTCGGTTCTTATTTCATCCCACCATAGCTGCCTGCTTGCTTTTTAGGAAACCGACGCTGCTGTTCATAGGAAAGCTCATATATGAAGAAATTCCATCAAACAGCCCACGCTTTTTCCCAAAGTGCCTAACACCGAGAGCGAAGTACTTAGTACTTTCTCAGCTTAATTACTCAGCGGGAAGGAGGCCGGAGCTGACGGCAGCTCGCTGCCGGGGCccagccggggctgccggggcccagctggggctgccggggccCAGCCGGGGCTCCCGCGGCTCGCGGGCAGGCCCCCCCGGGCGCGCGGCGCGGGTCGCCGGCTCGTGCGGCCGGTGCCATACCGACACCCGCTGATGTTCGCGGCTCGGGGCGGCACCGGGGAGCGTGGGGCGGGACTGGCCTCGGCGGCACAAGCCCCGCCTCCGCCGGCGCCCGCAGTGTCGTCATCAGCCGGCGCTGAGGAGACGGCGGGGCGGACGGTGGTGCTTGTGCGGGCGAGCGCGGTCGGCGTTTCTCTGGGGTGTTTGGGCTCCTCCATAGGGAGTCGGGGCTCCTCTTCGCGGTGAGAGGTGGCGGTGGCGAGTAGGGAAAGGCCCGGCCCAACCTCGTGGGCTTCCCTCCCATGTAAAAGCCCCGCGGGATGATGGGAGAGGCCCCCGTGCGGAAttggggagggctggggtgtctggggctgaggggctggaggactGTGAGGAAGGCCGCCTATCCTCCTCCTTAGCGAGCTCCGAGAGGGATGTGACGGAATGGGGGTGTCTTTCTTACAAGTACTTGTGGCGTCCTCTCGGCACCGGTAGTGTGGCCGCTGTGCCAGGTCTTCGCGGTAGGTGACGGTTGCACCCCGGTGCCCGCCGGCGCATCCGTGCTCCTTGTGGCCGTGTCAGCCTGGCAGCGCTTACAGCTGCAGGGTACACGAAGGCTGGCGAAGCCGTGGTACCTGCCTACAGAATACTTGGCAGCAGTATTATTTTGCTGCATGAGCAGCTCCAACTCAAGTTATTTTAACTGTTGTTCGCCttagttctgggcccctcagttcaagaaggacagggaactactggagagagtccagcgcagggccacaaagatgattaagggagtggagcatctcccttatgaggaaaggctgagggagctgggtctctttagcttggagaagaggagactgaggggtgacctcatcaatgtttataaatatatgaagggtgggtgtcacgaggatggagccaggctcttctcggtgacaaccaacagtaagacaaggggtaatggtttcaagctggaacacaagaggttccacttaaatttgagaagaaacttcttctcagtgagggtgacggaacactggaacaggctgcccagggaggttgtggattctccttctctggagacattcaaaacccgcctggacgccttcctgtgtaacctcacctaggtgttcctgccctggcaggcggattggactagatgatcttttgaggtcccttccaatccctaacattctgtgattctgtagttCAGCACTGTGCTTTAAAAGATGCTACTGCTTTCAAGTGCTAATGGATGACTGCTTATATCTTACTATAATGTACTGGCGCAAAAAGACTATAACACATGTGGATTAAGGTGCCCCTATGGTGATGGTAGAACAAAACCTTACTTGAAAGTTATAGAGTTTAATAATCTCCAATTCTCTCAAATGGAGTAGCATAATGGGGGTTTTAATAAGGTGGTTTGTCAAGTGCTGATCAGACTCTCTTAAACAAATGTTATTGTAACATTAAGCAAGAGCATATGAGAGTCATGCTCATAAAGAAGCATCATGAAAGCTACTCACTGGTATAAGAGTTAGGAATTCTTGTCTTCTGTCTCAAGAAgaacagcaacacagaaaacaacctaaaaaaaataatcttcttgTCTAGACTTGCATTGAGtggggaagaaaatgtttactGTCTCTCTAGTGGTTACAGCAACAACCTTAAAGTTTATGGTTGCAACCATGTTTATATACTAGGAGAGGATTACTTAAAAGTTGGTAGAACGTTTGAGGAGTATATGTAACTATTTAGTCTGATACTGTGAACAAATACTTGTCTCCAAATAACTGTGAAAATTCAAAACCATTTATAGGGCATTAAGAGGTGTTTGAAGAGTAACAGTGAGTTGTTGAACTCTTAATCATTTTGTTAATAATGTACACCCATGTTAGGATTTTGAGGGtggaatttcttctttctggcctctgattttgtttgcatttttttgtttgtggtggtttttttcggttgttgtttatttgttttactgttcTACCTAGAGTCTGTTCCCAGGATTTCTAATCCCTTAGATCAATGAAAAGGTAGATTAGGTTAACTAGTGTTgtatcagaaaaggaaaaaatataacaagGCTTATCTTGTTTATGATAACACTGTTGTTGCCAGCAAGGAAATTCTTACCTctggcagaaggaaagaaagaaaatatatttcattgaGCTTTAACGtttaaaatcctgttttctaGAAAACACTGTGACCTGTCCATCTTTGGAGGTTTTCAATACCAGATTGGTAAAGCTCTGAGAAACTTGATGTTACTCTGCTTTTGAGAAGTTGAACTAGATGACTTTCtgaagtctcttccaacctgaattattctaTGTCATGTGGGTCAAATACAGATGGAATTTGTTTTTACTCTTAAGGAAGTTTTCATCTTCTGTTAGCCGTAGATGGAGATATTGAAGCGACTGTGCAtgccttggggaaaaaaaaaattaaaaaccaaaccagtatgttgtgtgttttttatttagAACATGGATTCACAGAAGGATGTTCAGCCTCCAAAGCAGCAGCCAATGATTTACATTTGTGGAGGTAAAGAAAAGTCATCAGTGTATTTTGTTACTTATTCCTGGAGATTTGGTGTTTTAATAATGAAGAATGCATAATCTTTATTCTGAAGagtatataaatacaaatagtTGCAGTGTGTTCTTTAAAGCTTTACGTGCTGATAGTAACACATATGGGGTATATATGGATAGTGACGTTGGAAGTAATTCACTAGAGCTTGTATTGCTGTGTGGAGGTCCTACATCTCCAGAGGACACTTTCTCTAAGTGTTTGCTCGTGATGCAGATAGCAGACCTTCTATTTCATGCATCTcggagagggtttttttgtaaatgctttGTGGTCACTCAACTTTTATTGAAGTGCAGCAGTCAAGTTCTCTCTTACCTATAAATAAGTCAACAACTTAAAAGTTGGTGGTTTTGAGTAGTTGCTTCAGGAATATCTGAGATATTTtgacttttaagaaaataaacttggGGCCTTGGGGAGCTGAGCTGAAGTTTTCATTAGCAGACAGTCTAGTTTTATCAAGAGTGGAATGTATTCTCTGCAGTCATAATTTGGTGATTTTTAGCAAAATCATCTTTGATCTTAATATAAATgaagtttgctttcttttttgcaCAGTATCTTGATAATCATTCAGCTCTTGATACAAATTCATTACAATTACTTTTTATCATGCTTTATTTGCCACAAATAGGAATTTGACTATTATGACCTACGAAAGTCCTCTGTGCATTAAcaatgctggttttgtttaccCACTCCCTTACTCTTCCTTCATCACATCAGAATGtcatacagaaaatgaaataaaggcAAGAGATCCTATCAGATGCAGAGAATGTGGCTACAGAATAATGTACAAGAAAAGGACTAAGAGATGTATCCTTTTACATGTGCACTTCAATGCTTTTGGG encodes:
- the POLR2K gene encoding DNA-directed RNA polymerases I, II, and III subunit RPABC4; the protein is MDSQKDVQPPKQQPMIYICGECHTENEIKARDPIRCRECGYRIMYKKRTKRLVVFDAR